In Drosophila innubila isolate TH190305 chromosome 2R unlocalized genomic scaffold, UK_Dinn_1.0 1_C_2R, whole genome shotgun sequence, the following are encoded in one genomic region:
- the LOC117785412 gene encoding protein vestigial yields MAVSCPEVMYGAYYPYLYGRAGPSRSFYQYERFNQDLYSSSGVQLAASSSASGSSHSPCSPILPPSVSANAAAAAVAAAHNSAAAAVAAVANQASSSGLQLGAVGGVGVGSGPASGLLGSNVPGGSNAANAGLGMSPVLSGSGAGHGIHSRTHQTKEEDLIVPRSEAEARLVGSQQHHHNESSCSSGPDSPRHPHSHPHSLHGTAGASSTGVGSGTGAMSKELPLDTSSSTGGVGVPGASSQGHAQYLSATCVVFTNYSGDTASVVDEHFSRALNYSNKDTKDSSSPMSSRNFPPSFWNSNYVHPIPAPTHPQVSDLYGTATDTGYAADPWVPHAAAAHYGSYAHAAHAHAAHAHAYHHNMAQYGSLLRLPQQYSHGTRLHHDQQTAHALESAAAYSSYPTMAGLEAQVQESSKDLYWF; encoded by the exons ATGGCAGTGTCCTGCCCAGAAGTAATGTACGGTGCCTATTATCCATATCTGTATGGGCGCGCAGGACCTAGTCGTTCATTTTATCAATATGAGAGG TTTAACCAGGATCTGTACTCGTCCTCGGGCGTACAGCTGGCCGCCTCATCGAGCGCCTCGGGCAGCTCCCACTCGCCTTGCAGTCCCATCCTGCCGCCCTCGGTGAGCGCCAatgctgccgccgctgccgttgctgccGCTCACAATTcggcagctgctgccgttgcGGCGGTGGCCAATCAAGCCTCCTCCTCCGGCCTGCAGCTTGGAGCTGTTGgcggcgttggcgttggcagTGGTCCAGCCAGTGGATTACTGGGCAGCAATGTGCCGGGAGGAAGCAACGCTGCCAACGCCGGCCTTGGCATGAGCCCAGTGTTAAGCGGCTCCGGAGCCGGACACGGCATTCACAGCCGGACGCATCAAACCAAAGAAGAGGATCTCATCGTGCCGCGAAGCGAAGCTGAAG cGCGCCTGGTGGGCTCCCAACAGCATCATCATAATGAATCATCCTGCTCCTCTGGCCCGGACTCGCCGCGCCATCCGCACTCCCACCCGCATTCGCTGCACGGCACGGCCGGAGCGTCCTCGACGGGCGTTGGCTCCGGCACGGGCGCCATGTCCAAGGAGCTGCCACTggacaccagcagcagcactgGCGGCGTCGGTGTCCCTGGCGCCAGCAGTCAAGGACATGCCCAGTATCTATCGGCCACCTGCGTTGTATTCACCAACTATTCGGGCGACACGGCCAGCGTTGTCGATGAGCATTTCTCCCGTGCGCTCAATTACAGCAACAAGGACACAAAAG ATAGCAGCAGCCCCATGTCGAGTCGCAATTTCCCACCATCGTTCTGGAACAGCAATTACGTGCATCCCATACCCGCCCCCACACATCCACAG GTTAGCGACTTGTACGGCACCGCGACGGACACCGGCTACGCCGCAGATCCCTGGGTGCCGCACGCAGCTGCCGCTCACTATGGTTCCTACGCGCACGCGGCACACGCGCATGCGGCCCACGCACACGCCTACCACCACAACATGGCCCAGTACGGCAGCCTGCTGCGCCTGCCCCAGCAGTACAGCCACGGCACCAG ACTCCACCATGACCAGCAGACGGCTCATGCCCTGGAGAGTGCGGCGGCCTACTCGAGTTACCCAACGATGGCAG GACTGGAAGCTCAAGTGCAGGAATCGTCAAAGGATCTGTATTGGTTCTAG
- the LOC117785413 gene encoding protein lifeguard 1 isoform X2, with the protein MQDPNQQYNYGGGYPPQGGGYPPQGGYGGGPPQGGYPPYGQGGGQPYPAGPYGQDPYGQGPPPGAYAPQPGFVQPPTPSGYGAYDDPEGQPKNFSFDDQSIRRGFIRKVYIILMGQLMVTFGAVALFVYHNGTKVFVEQHRWLVWVALGVLIVTMLCMACCEGVRRQTPTNFIFLGIFTIAQSFLLGVTATRYAPTEVLMALGITAAVCLALTIFAMQTKIDFTMMGGILLACMVVFMIFGIVAIFFKGKIITLVYASFGALLFSVYLVYDTQLMMGGDHKYSISPEEYIFAALNLYLDIVNIFIYILTIIGASRD; encoded by the exons ATGCAAG ATCCTAATCAGCAGTACAACTATGGTGGTGGGTATCCGCCGCAGGGTGGTGGTTACCCGCCACAAGGTGGCTATGGCGGTGGACCGCCACAAGGTGGCTATCCACCATACGGTCAGGGCGGTGGTCAGCCGTACCCGGCAGGACCTTATGGACAGGATCCATATGGTCAAGGCCCGCCACCCGGAGCCTATGCGCCTCAACCAGGATTTGTTCAACCACCTACACCTTCTGGCTACGGGGCCTACGATGATCCTGAAGGGCAACCCAAGAACTTCTCCTTTGATGACCAGAGCATTCGTCGCGGATTCATACGCAAAGTTTATATTATTCTAATG gGTCAACTTATGGTCACGTTTGGAGCTGTTGCACTGTTTGTATACCACAATGGCACTAAGGTGTTTGTCGAACAACATAGGTGGCTCGTGTGGGTGGCTCTGGGCGTCTTGATTGTGACAATGCTGTGCATGGCCTGCTGCGAGGGTGTGCGCCGCCAGACACCAACAAACTTCATATTCTTAGGAATATTTACAATTGCGCAATCATTTCTACTAGGCGTAACAGCTACTCGCTATGCTCCAACAGAG GTTCTAATGGCGTTGGGTATTACGGCTGCAGTTTGCCTTGCTCTAACGATCTTTGCAATGCAAACCAAGATTGACTTCACCATGATGGGAGGAATATTGCTGGCCTGCATGGTAGTCTTTATGATATTTGGAATAGTGGCCATATTCTTCAAGGGCAAAATCATAACGCTCGTCTACGCATCCTTTGGGGCGTTGCTCTTCTCCGTGTATCTCGTATACGACACTCAGTTGATGATGGGCGGCGATCACAAGTACTCGATAAGTCCCGAGGAGTACATTTTTGCAGCTCTGAATCTCTATTTGGACATTGTCAACATTTTCATATACATTCTGACCATAATTGGGGCTTCGCGGGACTAA
- the LOC117785416 gene encoding beta-alanine transporter yields the protein MDFDEVLKEVGAFGLYQKIIICSVLLPAALPCAFHAYSQLFIAATPEHWCRIPELEPWTQDYIELVKNLSIPRNRHGSFAECSMFARNYSEMVRYLEYRTPYELQREQSSKLLRLDQESVVPCQHGWHYDRSMYPSTVVQEWNLVCDKSFYVTLALVLFGLGGLIGNYVFGYLVDLWGRRPSFYAYLLLEIVACAASAFAWNYYSWLGLRFVVGLTVPAILASPYVLAIELVGPERRVFCTIVSNIAYSLGLVLLAGVVYLVRDWRYLTLAVSLPLLMLFSCFFVLPESPRWLMAVGQPKRAARILKVMARVNGVHVTRDFVERLQHRLLTTQPAATTHYGILDLFRGTNMRRKTLIVTLIWFANTSVYVGLSYYAPALGGDEICNFFLAGAVELPTYLLLWPGLSYFGRRWILFISMLIGGVACVATLMYQEQADVMLLLYCIGKMGISSAFVVLPLLASELYPTVVRGLGMSFSSVVAMTGPIFIPIINHMGQQMLVLPLIVMGALLIVGGFASLFLPETRGKNLPQTLEEGEAVPLSFLLCCCTKNRQSQCQNKGLGKNRKLPEEASTVYHRVGVGGSATCKVVCSICKKEMRTL from the exons ATGGATTTCGATGAAGTACTTAAGGAGGTTGGAGCTTTCGGTCTCTATCAGAAGATTATCATCTGCTCCGTCTTGCTACCGGCGGCATTGCCCTGCGCCTTTCACGCCTACAG TCAGTTGTTCATTGCAGCCACGCCAGAGCATTGGTGTCGCATTCCCGAACTCGAGCCTTGGACTCAGGATTATATAGAACTTGTGAAGAACTTAAGTATTCCCCGAAACAGACATGGTTCCTTCGCAGAATGTTCCATGTTTGCTCGCAACTACAGTGAAATG GTGCGCTATCTGGAATATCGCACACCCTACGAACTACAAAGGGAGCAGTCATCCAAATTGCTAAGATTAGATCAGGAGTCAGTGGTGCCTTGTCAACATGGCTGGCATTACGACAGATCCATGTATCCGAGCACAGTGGTTCAAGAG TGGAATCTGGTCTGCGATAAGAGCTTCTACGTTACCCTGGCTTTGGTTCTCTTTGGCCTGGGCGGTCTTATTGGCAACTATGTGTTTGGTTATCTGGTGGATCTGTGGGGTCGTCGACCTTCTTTTTATGCCTACCTGCTGTTGGAAATTGTGGCCTGTGCAGCCAGTGCCTTTGCCTGGAACTACTATTCCTGGCTAGGACTGCGCTTTGTGGTTGGTCTCACTGTACCGGCCATCCTGGCCAGTCCCTACGTCCTGGCAATTGAACTTGTGGGTCCCGAGCGTCGTGTTTTCTGCACAATCGTATCCAATATTGCCTACTCTCTGGGTCTGGTGCTTCTTGCG GGCGTGGTCTATTTGGTGCGAGACTGGCGATATCTTACTCTGGCGGTTTCCCTTCCACTGCTAATGCTCTTCTCCTGCTTTTTTGTGCTGCCCGAGTCGCCACGCTGGCTGATGGCTGTGGGGCAGCCAAAGCGTGCTGCAAGGATTCTCAAGGTCATGGCTCGTGTTAATGGTGTTCATGTAACGCGGGACTTTGTGGAGCGTCTGCAGCATCGGCTGCTCACAACTCAACCGGCGGCAACCACACACTATGGCATCTTGGATCTCTTTCGCGGCACCAACATGCGAAGGAAGACGCTGATTGTGACCCTGATCTGGTTCGCCAATACCAGCGTCTATGTGGGCCTCAGCTACTATGCTCCGGCACTTGGCGGCGATGAGATCTGTAACTTCTTTCTGGCCGGCGCAGTGGAATTGCCCACTTACTTACTCCTCTGGCCAGGACTTAGTTATTTTGGACGCCGTTGGATTCTCTTCATTTCAATGCTGATCGGAGGTGTGGCCTGTGTGGCAACTCTGATGTATCAGGAACAGGCGGATGTGATGCTGCTCCTGTACTGCATTGGAAAAATGGGCATTTCCTCAGCGTTTGTCGTCCTGCCGCTGCTGGCATCCGAATTATATCCGACTGTGGTGCGAGGACTCGGCATGAGCTTCAGTTCCGTGGTGGCCATGACTGGGCCAATATTCATACCTATAATTAACCACATG GGCCAACAGATGCTAGTGTTGCCTCTGATTGTAATGGGAGCGTTGCTTATTGTCGGCGGTTTTGCGAGTCTATTTCTACCGGAAACGCGGGGCAAGAATCTTCCACAGACTTTGGAGGAAGGTGAGGCAGTCCCGCTTAGTTTCCTACTCTGCTGTTGCACAAAAAATCGGCAAAGTCAATGCCAGAACAAAGGATTGGGCAAAAACAGGAAACTGCCTGAGGAGGCCTCAACAGTTTATCACCGAGTCGGCGTAGGAGGCTCTGCAACCTGTAAAGTTGTCTGCAGTATTTGTAAAAAAGAAATGCGAACTTTGTAA
- the LOC117785413 gene encoding protein lifeguard 1 isoform X1 produces the protein MSWQSVPQYPQYQDPNQQYNYGGGYPPQGGGYPPQGGYGGGPPQGGYPPYGQGGGQPYPAGPYGQDPYGQGPPPGAYAPQPGFVQPPTPSGYGAYDDPEGQPKNFSFDDQSIRRGFIRKVYIILMGQLMVTFGAVALFVYHNGTKVFVEQHRWLVWVALGVLIVTMLCMACCEGVRRQTPTNFIFLGIFTIAQSFLLGVTATRYAPTEVLMALGITAAVCLALTIFAMQTKIDFTMMGGILLACMVVFMIFGIVAIFFKGKIITLVYASFGALLFSVYLVYDTQLMMGGDHKYSISPEEYIFAALNLYLDIVNIFIYILTIIGASRD, from the exons atgtcGTGGCAAAGTGTCCCTCAATATCCTCAATACCAAG ATCCTAATCAGCAGTACAACTATGGTGGTGGGTATCCGCCGCAGGGTGGTGGTTACCCGCCACAAGGTGGCTATGGCGGTGGACCGCCACAAGGTGGCTATCCACCATACGGTCAGGGCGGTGGTCAGCCGTACCCGGCAGGACCTTATGGACAGGATCCATATGGTCAAGGCCCGCCACCCGGAGCCTATGCGCCTCAACCAGGATTTGTTCAACCACCTACACCTTCTGGCTACGGGGCCTACGATGATCCTGAAGGGCAACCCAAGAACTTCTCCTTTGATGACCAGAGCATTCGTCGCGGATTCATACGCAAAGTTTATATTATTCTAATG gGTCAACTTATGGTCACGTTTGGAGCTGTTGCACTGTTTGTATACCACAATGGCACTAAGGTGTTTGTCGAACAACATAGGTGGCTCGTGTGGGTGGCTCTGGGCGTCTTGATTGTGACAATGCTGTGCATGGCCTGCTGCGAGGGTGTGCGCCGCCAGACACCAACAAACTTCATATTCTTAGGAATATTTACAATTGCGCAATCATTTCTACTAGGCGTAACAGCTACTCGCTATGCTCCAACAGAG GTTCTAATGGCGTTGGGTATTACGGCTGCAGTTTGCCTTGCTCTAACGATCTTTGCAATGCAAACCAAGATTGACTTCACCATGATGGGAGGAATATTGCTGGCCTGCATGGTAGTCTTTATGATATTTGGAATAGTGGCCATATTCTTCAAGGGCAAAATCATAACGCTCGTCTACGCATCCTTTGGGGCGTTGCTCTTCTCCGTGTATCTCGTATACGACACTCAGTTGATGATGGGCGGCGATCACAAGTACTCGATAAGTCCCGAGGAGTACATTTTTGCAGCTCTGAATCTCTATTTGGACATTGTCAACATTTTCATATACATTCTGACCATAATTGGGGCTTCGCGGGACTAA
- the LOC117785411 gene encoding aspartate--tRNA ligase, cytoplasmic — MVEEKENVASGNTAAGQETVSKKGAKKLAKAAKKAEQKAETAAAIAADDATGDKAVDHAAARYGLSEMIQSKDKRSEREFLLVPELSKHVDKGLFWVRGRVHTTRAKGKQCFLVLRQQSSTVQCILAVGDVISKQMIKFAGNIPKESIIDIQAKPIAVPIKIESCTEQFVELSVEQLFVISQAKPQLPLQIEDAARPENPDDAEGLNIRVNQDTRLDNRVLDLRTPANQAIFRLEAGVCRLFRDILTDKGFTEIHTPKIISAASEGGANVFTVSYFKESAYLAQSPQLYKQMAIAADFDKVFTVGAVFRAEDSNTHRHLTEFVGLDLEMAFKYHYHEVLHTIGNTFTAIFKGLRDNYSREIEAVGQQYKVDAFKFLEPPLILQFSEGVAMLREAGVETGDEEDLSTPNEKLLGRLVKAKYDTDFYILDKFPLAIRPFYTMPDPNNPIYSNSYDMFMRGEEILSGAQRIHDPEYLMERAKHHGIDTTKIAAYIESFRYGCPPHAGGGIGMERVVMLYLGLDNIRKTSMFPRDPKRLTP; from the exons ATGGTCGAGGAAAAGGAGAATGTAGCCAGTGGGAATACCGCTGCAGGACAAGAGACGGTCTCAAAGAAAGGAGCCAAGAAGCTGGCGAAGGCAGCTAAG AAAGCTGAGCAGAAAGCCGAGACTGCCGCTGCCATTGCTGCCGACGATGCGACCGGCGACAAAGCAGTCGATCATGCTGCCGCCCGTTATGGACTCTCTGAGATGATCCAATCGAAGGATAAGCGCAGCGAGCGCGAGTTTTTATTGGTGCCCGAGCTGAGCAAGCATGTGGACAAGGGTCTGTTCTGGGTGCGTGGACGCGTACACACAACGCGTGCCAAGGGAAAACAATGTTTCCTTGTTCTACGCCAGCAGAGCAGCACCGTGCAGTGCATTCTGGCCGTGGGCGATGTGATTTCCAAACAAATGATCAAGTTTGCCGGAAA CATTCCGAAGGAGAGCATCATCGACATCCAAGCGAAACCTATCGCAGTTCCCATTAAGATCGAGTCCTGTACTGAACAGTTTGTGGAGTTGTCTGTGGAGCAGCTCTTTGTCATCTCGCAGGCAAAGCCGCAGCTGCCTCTTCAGATTGAGGACGCTGCTAGGCCTGAGAATCCAGATGATGCTGAGGGACTTAACATACGCGTCAACCAGGACACGAGATTGGACAACCGCGTGCTTGACTTGAGAACACCAGCCAATCAGGCAATCTTCCGCCTAGAGGCGGGCGTTTGCCGTTTGTTCCGCGATATTCTTACCGACAAGGGTTTCACCGAAATCCATACGCCCAAGATCATTTCCGCTGCCAGCGAAGGTGGCGCGAACGTCTTCACCGTCAGCTACTTCAAGG AATCTGCCTATCTGGCGCAGTCTCCACAGCTTTATAAGCAAATGGCCATCGCTGCCGACTTCGATAAGGTGTTCACAGTTGGAGCTGTGTTCCGGGCTGAGGACTCAAACACGCACAGGCATTTGACTGAATTTGTTGGCCTTGATTTGGAGATGGCATTCAAATATCACTATCATGAGGTGCTGCATACTATTGGCAACACGTTTACAGCCATATTCAAGGGTCTGCGCGATAATTACAGTCGCGAAATCGAGGCTGTTGGTCAACAGTACAAGGTGGATGCCTTTAAGTTCTTGGAGCCGCCACTTATACTGCAGTTCTCTGAGGGCGTGGCTATGCTGCGTGAGGCGGGCGTGGAAACTGGCGACGAAGAGGACTTGTCAACGCCAAACGAGAAGTTGTTGGGCCGCTTGGTGAAAGCTAAATACGATACCGATTTCTACATCCTCGATAAGTTCCCACTGGCGATACGTCCGTTCTACACCATGCCCGACCCCAACAATCCCATTTATTCCAACTCATACGATATGTTCATGCGTGGCGAGGAGATCCTGTCGGGCGCTCAACGTATACACGACCCAGAGTACTTAATGGAGCGTGCCAAGCACCACGGCATTG ATACTACTAAAATTGCCGCTTATATTGAATCCTTCCGTTACGGATGTCCACCGCATGCTGGCGGCGGTATTGGTATGGAACGTGTCGTCATGTTGTATCTTGGCTTGGATAACATTAGGAAGACGTCCATGTTCCCACGTGATCCCAAACGGTTAACGCCTTAA
- the LOC117785414 gene encoding protein lifeguard 1 isoform X1 — MSNTHFQYGDNNGVYPDAEADKSFAFDDQSIRKGFIRKVYLILMMQLLITFGFVCLFTFSKATQEWVQHNPALLWIALAVLIVTMICMACCEGVRRKTPLNFIFLFLFTLAESFLLGIVAGQYEADEVLMAVGITAAVSLGLTLFALQTKYDFTMCGGVLVACLVVFIIFGIIAIFIPGQIIGLVYASLGALLFSVYLVYDTQLMLGGNHKYSISPEEYIFAALNLYLDIINIFMYILSIIGLARR; from the exons ATGAGTAACACCCACTTTCAATACG GCGACAACAATGGCGTCTACCCGGACGCGGAGGCGGATAAGAGTTTCGCCTTTGATGATCAGTCCATTCGTAAGGGATTTATACGCAAGGTATACCTCATCCTGATG ATGCAATTGCTGATCACCTTTGGATTTGTGTGTCTTTTTACCTTCTCGAAGGCCACGCAGGAGTGGGTACAGCATAACCCTGCACTCCTCTGGATTGCACTG GCAGTGCTTATTGTGACAATGATCTGCATGGCCTGCTGCGAGGGTGTGAGAAGAAAAACGCCGCTCAATTTcatctttctctttctgttcACGCTGGCCGAGTCCTTCCTCTTGGGCATCGTTGCCGGACAGTACGAGGCGGATGAAGTGCTCATGGCTGTGGGAATCACAGCGGCTGTTAGCCTTGGATTAACCCTGTTTGCCCTCCAAACCAAATATGACTTTACCATGTGCGGCGGAGTCTTGGTTGCCTGTTTGGTGGTCTTCATTATCTTTGGAATCATCGCCATCTTCATTCCCGGCCAAATCATTGGCCTGGTCTATGCATCTTTGGGTGCACTGCTCTTCTCCGTGTATCTGGTGTACGATACACAGCTCATGCTGGGAGGCAACCACAAGTACTCGATTAGTCCCGAGGAGTACATCTTTGCCGCACTCAACCTGTATCTGGACATTATCAACATCTTTATGTACATTCTGTCCATCATTGGCCTGGCCCGTAGATAA
- the LOC117785414 gene encoding protein lifeguard 1 isoform X2, whose translation MYHYQQGDNNGVYPDAEADKSFAFDDQSIRKGFIRKVYLILMMQLLITFGFVCLFTFSKATQEWVQHNPALLWIALAVLIVTMICMACCEGVRRKTPLNFIFLFLFTLAESFLLGIVAGQYEADEVLMAVGITAAVSLGLTLFALQTKYDFTMCGGVLVACLVVFIIFGIIAIFIPGQIIGLVYASLGALLFSVYLVYDTQLMLGGNHKYSISPEEYIFAALNLYLDIINIFMYILSIIGLARR comes from the exons ATGTATCATTACCAACAAG GCGACAACAATGGCGTCTACCCGGACGCGGAGGCGGATAAGAGTTTCGCCTTTGATGATCAGTCCATTCGTAAGGGATTTATACGCAAGGTATACCTCATCCTGATG ATGCAATTGCTGATCACCTTTGGATTTGTGTGTCTTTTTACCTTCTCGAAGGCCACGCAGGAGTGGGTACAGCATAACCCTGCACTCCTCTGGATTGCACTG GCAGTGCTTATTGTGACAATGATCTGCATGGCCTGCTGCGAGGGTGTGAGAAGAAAAACGCCGCTCAATTTcatctttctctttctgttcACGCTGGCCGAGTCCTTCCTCTTGGGCATCGTTGCCGGACAGTACGAGGCGGATGAAGTGCTCATGGCTGTGGGAATCACAGCGGCTGTTAGCCTTGGATTAACCCTGTTTGCCCTCCAAACCAAATATGACTTTACCATGTGCGGCGGAGTCTTGGTTGCCTGTTTGGTGGTCTTCATTATCTTTGGAATCATCGCCATCTTCATTCCCGGCCAAATCATTGGCCTGGTCTATGCATCTTTGGGTGCACTGCTCTTCTCCGTGTATCTGGTGTACGATACACAGCTCATGCTGGGAGGCAACCACAAGTACTCGATTAGTCCCGAGGAGTACATCTTTGCCGCACTCAACCTGTATCTGGACATTATCAACATCTTTATGTACATTCTGTCCATCATTGGCCTGGCCCGTAGATAA